The following proteins come from a genomic window of Papaver somniferum cultivar HN1 unplaced genomic scaffold, ASM357369v1 unplaced-scaffold_65, whole genome shotgun sequence:
- the LOC113343676 gene encoding uncharacterized protein LOC113343676 codes for MRPPPGMSHSPNRVCKLRKPLYGIKQAPRAWFEKFSNAVLRFRFTQSAYDSAMFSRSTARSMVILLLYVDDMVITGDDMKGIDALKTHLSSCFEMKDLGSLCYFLGLEVDHSSDDCFISQVKYASDILQRAGLTDNKTAATPLELNIKLSPSDGELLPNPTLYRQLVGSLNYLTITRPDISYAVHIVSQFMSAPRSTHYAAVLRILRYIKGTLYQGVTFLSTSDLCLRAYSDSDWAGDITDRLSTTGYCLFLDSSLISWRSKKQNVVSRSSAEAEYKALAHSTS; via the coding sequence atgCGACCTCCACCTGGAATGTCTCACTCTCCTAATCGAGTATGTAAGCTTCGTAAACCTCTCTATGGAatcaaacaagcacctcgtgcttggtttgaaaaGTTTTCCAACGCTGTTCTACGATTCAGATTCACTCAAAGTGCATATGATTCAGCCATGTTTAGTCGTTCCACTGCAAGGAGTATGGTTATTCTGCTCCTCTACGTAGATGATATGGTCATTACAGGTGATGACATGAAAGGCATTGATGCTCTTAAAACTCATCTTAGTTCATGTTTTGAAATGAAGGATCTAGGCTCCTTATGTTACTTTCTTGGTTTAGAAGTTGATCACTCATCTGATGATTGTTTCATCTCTCAAGTAAAATATGCCTCAGATATTCTTCAACGTGCTGGATTAACGGATAATAAAACTGCAGCcacacctcttgaattgaatATCAAGCTTAGTCCTTCTGATGGAGAACTCCTTCCTAATCCTACCTTGTACCGCCAGCTTGTGGGAAGTCTAAACTACTTAACTATTACTCGACCAGACATCAGTTATGCAGTGCATATAGTTAGTCAGTTCATGTCAGCTCCGCGATCCACTCACTATGCAGCTGTACTCAGGATCTTACGTTATATCAAAGGGACATTGTATCAAGGAGTTACGTTTTTGTCCACTTCTGATCTCTGCCTTCGTGCATATtcagattcagattgggcaggagATATTACAGATAGACTCTCAACTACAGGCTATTGCTTATTTCTGGATAGTTCATTAATATCTTGGCGTAGTAAGAAGCAAAACGTAGTTTCTCGATCTAGTGCTGAAGCAGAGTATAAAGCTCTTGCACACTCAACCTCATAA